One Thiocapsa sp. genomic window carries:
- a CDS encoding alpha-E domain-containing protein, with translation MLSRIAESLYWMTRHLERADNTARVLDINVVYMLEADEGATEEMQWRPLLTIMGADELYEELHPDGRVTVQRVIHLLTQDRNNPGSLLLSLKLARENARVVRDRISSEMWEALNEVWLSADKHLKTTLQPWRAAEFYAFIHRQVAAFFGLTQSTMMRGQAYGFMALGSLQERADMTARILDTRYHLLLPDLKLVGSPLDYYQWGALLKSLSGFEAYRRKYQGGIRPIDVVEFVVLDTDFPRSLAYCVDGLERALARIGALPDGAVPERLAALRRHLDGATPQGILDLGLHEYLDDFLGLLADLGTALQSDYFEAHLGDDAQ, from the coding sequence ATGCTCAGTCGTATCGCGGAATCGCTCTACTGGATGACCCGGCACCTGGAGCGCGCGGACAACACCGCGCGCGTGCTGGACATCAATGTCGTCTACATGCTCGAGGCCGACGAGGGTGCGACCGAGGAGATGCAGTGGCGTCCCTTGCTCACCATCATGGGTGCCGACGAGCTCTACGAGGAGCTACACCCCGACGGGCGCGTGACGGTGCAGCGCGTCATCCATCTGCTCACCCAGGACCGCAACAATCCGGGCTCGCTCCTGCTCAGTCTCAAGCTCGCACGCGAGAACGCCCGAGTGGTGCGCGATCGCATCTCGAGCGAGATGTGGGAGGCGCTCAACGAGGTCTGGCTCTCGGCGGACAAGCATCTGAAGACAACGCTGCAGCCCTGGCGCGCGGCCGAGTTCTACGCCTTCATTCATCGCCAGGTCGCGGCCTTCTTCGGTCTGACCCAGAGCACCATGATGCGCGGCCAAGCCTATGGCTTCATGGCGCTCGGCAGCCTCCAGGAGCGCGCGGACATGACCGCACGCATCCTGGATACGCGCTACCACCTGCTGCTGCCGGATCTGAAGCTCGTCGGCTCGCCGTTGGACTACTATCAGTGGGGCGCGCTGCTCAAGTCGCTCTCCGGTTTCGAGGCCTATCGCCGCAAGTATCAGGGCGGCATTCGTCCGATCGACGTGGTGGAATTCGTGGTGCTCGACACGGATTTCCCGCGTTCGCTCGCCTACTGTGTGGACGGTCTGGAACGCGCGCTCGCACGCATCGGGGCCTTGCCGGACGGAGCGGTGCCCGAGCGACTTGCGGCACTGCGTCGACACCTCGACGGCGCAACGCCCCAAGGGATCCTGGATCTCGGTCTGCACGAGTATCTCGATGACTTCCTGGGGCTCTTGGCCGATCTCGGCACGGCGCTGCAGAG